The following are encoded together in the Paraburkholderia sp. BL10I2N1 genome:
- a CDS encoding metallophosphoesterase has product MSSDLPSDPSRRGALKCLAFGGVGTVFVLAGGVLTPVELALAATAKDSSAASGVPLFLQISDSHIGFNKEANPDVAGTFKQTIDFVNAMPFKPALTIHTGDITHLSKPEEFDLAAQLMSGLNITELHTVPGEHDVTDGAGTEYFNRFGQASGNKGYYSFDHNGVHFVGLVNVMHFKPNGLGGLGDDQLAWLESDLKGRSSSTPIVVFAHMPMWTIYEPWGWGTGDAGQAMSYLKRFGSVTVLNGHIHQIVSKVEGNITFHTARSTAYPQPTAGNGPGPGPLKVASDELPRMLGVTSIKIMRHPLRTTLADTTLV; this is encoded by the coding sequence ATGTCGTCAGATCTTCCATCCGATCCGTCGCGCCGCGGCGCGTTGAAATGCCTCGCCTTCGGTGGCGTGGGCACTGTGTTTGTCCTGGCCGGCGGTGTTCTTACGCCGGTGGAATTGGCCCTCGCAGCAACGGCGAAGGATTCGTCAGCTGCCTCGGGCGTCCCCCTGTTCCTGCAGATCAGCGACAGTCATATTGGCTTCAACAAGGAAGCCAATCCGGATGTCGCGGGCACGTTCAAGCAGACGATCGACTTCGTCAACGCGATGCCGTTCAAGCCGGCGCTGACGATTCACACCGGCGACATTACGCATCTTTCCAAACCGGAGGAGTTCGACCTCGCGGCCCAATTGATGTCGGGCCTGAATATCACCGAGTTGCATACCGTGCCCGGCGAGCACGACGTGACCGACGGGGCTGGAACTGAATACTTCAACCGTTTCGGTCAAGCCTCCGGCAACAAAGGCTATTACAGCTTCGATCACAACGGCGTGCACTTTGTCGGTCTCGTCAACGTCATGCATTTCAAGCCAAACGGTTTGGGGGGGCTTGGCGATGACCAACTCGCCTGGCTTGAAAGCGATCTGAAAGGTCGCTCTTCCAGCACGCCGATTGTCGTCTTCGCGCACATGCCGATGTGGACGATTTACGAACCATGGGGTTGGGGCACAGGCGATGCTGGCCAGGCGATGAGCTATCTGAAGCGTTTCGGCTCGGTCACGGTACTGAATGGGCATATCCATCAGATCGTGTCGAAGGTGGAGGGCAATATCACCTTCCATACAGCGCGCTCAACGGCCTATCCGCAACCGACGGCCGGCAACGGCCCCGGACCTGGACCGCTGAAAGTGGCGAGCGATGAACTGCCGAGGATGCTCGGCGTGACCAGCATCAAGATCATGCGCCATCCCCTCAGAACGACGCTCGCCGACACGACGCTCGTCTGA
- a CDS encoding DUF4863 family protein: MTPSIEVERRLNMEYGVESELYQDLSRLITLGVKEGWAADGELAGPRYRRSLLVTPCAESFFFSVTAVLLDSTDNSQNNPEGSFRGGYHLHPYGEFNLIVPLNKGAALAGPNGWCYGGWTVPAPGSHHFPEVKGGAVISLTFLPAGRIALDVKPPQL; this comes from the coding sequence CTGACCCCGAGCATCGAGGTCGAGCGACGGCTGAATATGGAATATGGCGTTGAAAGCGAGTTGTACCAGGACCTGTCGCGACTGATTACCCTCGGCGTGAAGGAGGGCTGGGCGGCTGACGGCGAACTCGCTGGCCCGCGTTATCGCCGTTCACTTCTCGTTACGCCCTGCGCGGAGTCGTTCTTTTTCAGCGTCACAGCGGTGCTGTTGGACAGCACGGATAACTCCCAGAACAACCCCGAAGGCAGCTTCCGTGGCGGCTATCACTTGCATCCATACGGCGAGTTCAATCTGATAGTACCGCTCAATAAAGGCGCTGCGCTCGCAGGTCCGAACGGCTGGTGTTATGGCGGCTGGACGGTACCCGCGCCGGGCAGCCACCACTTTCCGGAAGTCAAGGGTGGCGCTGTCATCTCACTCACTTTTCTGCCCGCCGGACGGATTGCACTCGACGTCAAACCTCCGCAGCTTTGA
- a CDS encoding acetoacetate decarboxylase has product MNISSIRKDAFAMPVHNPAYPRPPYRFINREYFIISYETDFDALRAIVPEPLHPENHLVHYEFIRMPDSSGFGDYTESGQVISVRDQQGRLGNYTHSMYLDDEGPIAGGREIWGFPKKLAKPTLSVDGNDTLLGTLDYGTQRIATGTMGFKHAPLDLELERKKLADTPNYLLKVIPHVDGSLRVCELVRFYLRDVNVLGAWTGPAALELHPHALAPVADLPVKRVVGARHVIANLTLDIGEVALDYLASSENVKLAVNQ; this is encoded by the coding sequence ATGAACATTTCTTCGATCCGCAAAGACGCCTTTGCGATGCCTGTTCACAATCCCGCCTATCCCCGCCCGCCGTACCGCTTCATCAATCGCGAATACTTCATCATTTCGTACGAGACCGATTTCGATGCGCTGCGCGCCATCGTGCCGGAGCCCTTGCATCCGGAAAACCATCTCGTACATTACGAATTCATTCGTATGCCGGACTCGTCGGGTTTCGGTGACTACACCGAAAGCGGTCAGGTCATCTCGGTGCGAGACCAGCAAGGGCGCCTCGGCAACTACACCCATTCGATGTACCTCGATGACGAAGGCCCGATCGCCGGTGGCCGGGAAATCTGGGGTTTTCCGAAGAAACTGGCGAAACCGACCTTGAGCGTCGATGGCAACGACACGCTGCTCGGCACGCTCGATTACGGCACACAACGGATCGCAACCGGCACGATGGGCTTCAAGCATGCGCCGCTTGATCTGGAACTCGAACGCAAGAAGCTTGCGGACACACCGAATTACCTCTTGAAGGTGATACCGCATGTTGACGGTTCACTGCGCGTGTGCGAACTGGTGCGCTTCTATTTGCGCGACGTGAACGTCCTCGGTGCATGGACAGGTCCGGCCGCGCTTGAACTGCATCCGCACGCCCTGGCGCCCGTCGCCGATCTGCCGGTGAAGCGGGTGGTCGGCGCGCGGCATGTGATCGCCAATCTCACGCTGGATATCGGCGAGGTTGCGCTCGATTATCTGGCCTCAAGCGAGAACGTGAAACTCGCGGTGAATCAATAA
- a CDS encoding xanthine dehydrogenase family protein molybdopterin-binding subunit — MTTDIVEMQSPSRRTFLKGAGTAAALALTIGFEWGGSSRRAVAAETTGGTFAPNAFLRVGADDSVTVIAKHVEMGQGAYTGIATIVAEELDADWAHVRVESAPADAKRYANLAFGTMQGTGGSSAMANSWTQLREAGAKARVMLVAAAAKQWQVPASELRTERGSVYHDASGKRATYGSLASAAATLPVPEKAALKDPRNFRLIGTQAPRIDVPPKTDGTAQFTIDVTFPGMLVALMQRPPLFGATVRSFDASAAKSVPGVVDVVQVPRGVAVVAKSFWAAKQGRDALKVEWDDSHTEKRSSADIMADYRRIAEKPGLPARVEGDASKAIEGAARKLSASYEFPYLAHAPMEPLDAVVKLTANSCEIWAGDQFQTVDQANAAHAAGLQPQQVSIHTLYAGGSFGRRANPGSDYIVEAVSIAKALGANGTPVKLQWTREDDIHGGLYRPMYFHKLEAGLTRDGKLVGWRHVIVGQSIVADTPFAAMVKNGIDSTSVEGAANIAYAIPNVSVELSTTRTGVPVLWWRVVGSSHTAFAVEAFIDEAAHAAGQDPFRFRRNLLAHQPRMQAVLDLAAERAGWSSAPLPPGKGRGIAVAEAFHTFVAQVAEVSVDKDGKVKVDRVVCAVDCGTAINPDVIAAQIEGGIGFGLGAMLYGAITLKDGRIVQNNFDGYQVLRIDAMPKVEVHIVPSTEAPTGIGEPGVAPIGPAVANAIFAATGKRVYALPFATQSQA, encoded by the coding sequence ATGACGACCGATATTGTTGAAATGCAGAGCCCGTCGCGGCGCACGTTCCTCAAGGGCGCCGGCACGGCGGCCGCGCTGGCGTTGACCATTGGCTTCGAATGGGGCGGCTCGTCCCGGCGCGCCGTCGCTGCGGAGACAACCGGCGGCACGTTCGCCCCCAATGCGTTTCTGCGGGTCGGCGCCGACGACAGCGTGACCGTGATCGCCAAGCACGTGGAGATGGGCCAAGGCGCCTACACGGGCATCGCGACAATCGTCGCCGAGGAACTCGATGCGGACTGGGCGCACGTTCGCGTCGAAAGCGCGCCCGCCGATGCGAAACGCTATGCGAATCTTGCGTTCGGCACGATGCAGGGGACGGGCGGCAGTTCGGCAATGGCCAATTCGTGGACGCAGCTCCGCGAGGCCGGAGCCAAGGCTCGCGTGATGTTGGTCGCGGCCGCCGCGAAGCAGTGGCAAGTGCCGGCTTCCGAGCTGCGCACAGAGCGCGGCTCCGTTTATCACGACGCGAGCGGAAAGCGAGCAACGTACGGATCGCTCGCGTCGGCGGCGGCCACGCTGCCGGTGCCGGAAAAAGCCGCACTCAAGGACCCTCGAAACTTCCGGCTGATCGGCACCCAGGCCCCCCGGATCGACGTGCCGCCGAAAACCGACGGCACTGCGCAGTTCACGATCGACGTCACCTTCCCCGGCATGCTGGTCGCGCTGATGCAGCGCCCGCCACTGTTCGGTGCGACCGTGCGGTCCTTCGATGCGTCGGCGGCAAAATCGGTGCCTGGCGTAGTGGACGTGGTGCAGGTTCCGCGGGGCGTCGCGGTCGTGGCGAAGAGCTTCTGGGCGGCGAAGCAGGGCCGCGACGCGCTTAAGGTGGAATGGGACGACTCGCACACGGAAAAGCGCAGCTCGGCGGACATCATGGCCGACTACCGCCGGATCGCTGAAAAGCCGGGCCTTCCCGCACGCGTGGAAGGAGACGCGTCGAAGGCGATTGAGGGGGCAGCGCGCAAGCTCTCCGCGAGCTACGAATTCCCGTACCTGGCCCACGCGCCGATGGAGCCGCTCGACGCGGTCGTGAAGCTGACCGCCAATAGTTGTGAGATCTGGGCGGGCGACCAGTTCCAGACTGTTGATCAGGCGAACGCGGCGCACGCGGCGGGCCTGCAGCCGCAGCAGGTCAGCATTCACACGCTGTACGCGGGCGGCAGCTTTGGCCGGCGCGCCAATCCGGGATCGGACTACATTGTTGAAGCGGTGTCGATCGCGAAAGCGCTAGGCGCGAACGGCACGCCAGTCAAGCTCCAGTGGACACGCGAGGACGACATCCACGGCGGTCTCTACCGCCCGATGTATTTCCACAAGCTCGAGGCGGGGCTGACTCGCGATGGCAAGCTGGTGGGCTGGCGGCATGTGATCGTCGGGCAGTCGATCGTCGCGGACACGCCGTTTGCGGCGATGGTCAAGAACGGGATCGACTCGACTTCAGTGGAAGGCGCCGCGAACATCGCATATGCGATTCCCAACGTCTCGGTCGAGCTTTCGACGACGCGCACTGGCGTGCCCGTCCTGTGGTGGCGGGTCGTAGGCAGTTCGCACACGGCATTCGCTGTCGAAGCATTCATCGACGAAGCGGCGCACGCGGCGGGCCAGGATCCATTCAGGTTCCGACGCAACCTGCTCGCGCATCAGCCCCGCATGCAAGCCGTGCTCGATCTGGCAGCCGAGCGAGCTGGCTGGAGCAGTGCGCCTCTGCCGCCCGGCAAAGGTCGCGGAATTGCGGTAGCCGAAGCGTTCCACACGTTCGTCGCGCAGGTTGCCGAAGTCTCCGTCGACAAGGACGGGAAGGTCAAGGTCGACCGGGTCGTCTGCGCGGTAGACTGCGGCACCGCGATCAACCCCGACGTGATTGCCGCGCAGATAGAAGGCGGCATCGGCTTCGGGCTCGGAGCCATGCTGTATGGCGCGATCACGTTGAAGGACGGTCGGATCGTGCAGAACAATTTCGACGGCTACCAGGTGCTGCGGATCGACGCGATGCCGAAGGTCGAGGTGCATATCGTGCCTTCGACGGAAGCGCCTACCGGCATCGGCGAGCCTGGTGTGGCGCCCATTGGGCCCGCTGTCGCCAATGCGATTTTCGCGGCCACCGGCAAGCGGGTCTACGCGCTGCCGTTTGCAACGCAAAGCCAGGCCTGA
- a CDS encoding patatin-like phospholipase family protein, translated as MRSSTKRANRQPDAFVLPRYDEIALVLQGGGALGSYQAGVYEGLAEAGVHPNWIAGVSIGALNTAIVAGNAPEKRVEALRGFWNSICHPLDWLGGLGAWTLPGFGLHDLSRKWGSMWAAGRALTEGQPGFFSPRVPLPMAGFGKQSPNVVSYYNTAALRETLLKFADFDRINDGDIRVSVGAVNVRTGNLVYFDNKKMRLEPEHFMASGALPPGFPAVEIDGEYYWDGGLVSNTPLTEVLRDADHKDALVFQVDLWSARGNAPGDFLDVSERAKDIQYSSRTRAITSMLADRQKHARFIKELLAHVPPNLRRTDPLFRLAEEAADGSAINVVHLIYKNKPYEGHYKDYEFSVDTMQEHWESGLEDIRDSFAHREWFDVPTREQGFVTHDVHRRLGSLPHSDRDMPELPLGAERKVAA; from the coding sequence ATGCGCAGCAGTACAAAAAGAGCTAATCGGCAGCCGGATGCGTTCGTGCTGCCGCGCTACGACGAAATTGCCCTGGTGCTTCAAGGCGGCGGCGCGCTCGGGTCTTACCAGGCAGGCGTCTACGAAGGCCTGGCCGAGGCCGGAGTGCACCCGAACTGGATCGCCGGCGTGTCGATTGGCGCGCTGAACACCGCGATCGTTGCCGGGAATGCACCGGAGAAACGCGTGGAAGCCTTACGCGGCTTCTGGAATTCGATCTGCCATCCGCTCGACTGGTTAGGCGGCCTGGGCGCCTGGACGCTGCCCGGATTCGGCTTGCACGACCTGTCGCGCAAGTGGGGCAGTATGTGGGCAGCCGGGCGTGCGTTGACTGAGGGCCAGCCGGGCTTTTTCTCGCCTCGTGTTCCGTTGCCGATGGCGGGTTTCGGCAAGCAAAGCCCCAACGTGGTCAGTTACTACAACACGGCCGCGCTGAGGGAAACGCTGTTGAAGTTTGCCGATTTCGATCGGATCAATGATGGCGACATCCGTGTTTCGGTAGGCGCGGTGAACGTGCGGACCGGCAATCTGGTGTACTTCGACAACAAGAAAATGCGTCTGGAACCGGAGCATTTCATGGCGTCGGGGGCGTTGCCGCCAGGTTTTCCGGCGGTCGAGATCGACGGCGAGTACTACTGGGACGGCGGCCTGGTTTCCAACACACCGCTGACTGAAGTGCTTCGCGACGCGGACCACAAGGATGCGCTGGTATTTCAGGTAGATCTGTGGAGCGCGAGAGGCAATGCGCCTGGGGATTTCCTCGATGTGTCGGAGCGTGCCAAAGACATCCAGTACTCGAGCCGCACGCGGGCGATTACCAGCATGCTGGCGGATCGTCAGAAGCATGCACGTTTCATCAAGGAGTTGCTTGCGCATGTTCCACCCAATCTGCGCAGGACCGATCCACTATTCCGGCTCGCCGAAGAAGCGGCCGACGGCAGCGCGATCAATGTGGTGCATCTCATCTACAAGAACAAGCCTTATGAGGGGCACTACAAGGACTACGAATTCAGCGTCGACACGATGCAGGAGCACTGGGAGAGCGGTCTCGAAGACATCCGCGATTCGTTTGCTCACCGGGAGTGGTTCGATGTGCCGACCCGTGAACAGGGTTTCGTGACGCATGACGTTCATCGCAGGCTTGGCTCTCTGCCGCACTCTGACCGTGACATGCCTGAATTGCCTCTCGGCGCGGAACGAAAAGTCGCGGCGTGA
- a CDS encoding SDR family oxidoreductase has protein sequence MTDSDRNLDGVRVALTGGTSGLGLALMDELLARGATVAFVARHAQRVASVAATRTKVAGIVGDIAMKDDIYPLALQITGVLGGVDVLVNNASSLGPVPLALFADTNCEHFESALATNVLGPFRLTKALLGSLAAAARERGGAVVLNVSSDAAVEPYPTWGAYGASKAALRQMSRIWSIELAPQRIRMLSLDPGDMDTPLHALAAPGADPATLKRPADAAREFADAIASALHELRNSATHGRS, from the coding sequence ATGACCGATTCGGACAGAAACCTTGACGGCGTTCGCGTTGCCCTCACGGGCGGCACGTCGGGACTCGGCCTCGCGTTAATGGACGAGTTGCTCGCCCGCGGCGCAACAGTGGCCTTCGTCGCCCGTCATGCGCAACGGGTCGCCTCGGTTGCGGCCACACGCACGAAAGTCGCCGGCATCGTCGGCGACATAGCAATGAAAGATGACATCTATCCGCTAGCGTTGCAGATCACTGGCGTGCTGGGCGGCGTCGATGTGCTGGTGAACAATGCCTCGTCGCTCGGGCCGGTGCCGCTCGCGCTTTTTGCAGACACCAACTGCGAACACTTCGAATCCGCACTGGCGACAAATGTGCTCGGCCCGTTCCGGCTGACCAAGGCATTGCTGGGTTCGCTCGCGGCGGCCGCGCGAGAGCGCGGTGGCGCCGTCGTGCTGAACGTATCGAGCGATGCTGCCGTTGAGCCGTACCCGACATGGGGCGCCTACGGCGCAAGCAAGGCGGCGCTGCGCCAGATGTCCCGCATCTGGAGTATCGAGCTTGCCCCCCAGCGGATTCGGATGCTGTCCCTCGACCCGGGTGACATGGATACGCCATTGCATGCGCTCGCCGCGCCCGGTGCCGATCCCGCGACATTGAAGCGCCCCGCCGACGCGGCACGAGAGTTTGCCGACGCGATTGCGTCGGCATTGCATGAGTTGCGCAATTCCGCCACGCATGGGAGATCGTGA
- a CDS encoding cupredoxin family copper-binding protein, translating into MLTIILRRAIIVSLGFGMLMAASADFSVVQAQESSAVVIKNFMFSPMSLTIKAGSTVTWKNLDGEPHTVVNDAGIFHSAALDQNDTFQFKFDKPGVYKVFCGIHPTMKETITVQ; encoded by the coding sequence ATGCTAACCATCATCCTTCGCCGCGCCATCATTGTCTCCCTCGGGTTTGGGATGCTCATGGCGGCATCCGCAGATTTCTCCGTCGTGCAGGCGCAGGAGTCCAGTGCCGTCGTGATCAAGAACTTCATGTTCTCGCCCATGTCGCTCACCATCAAAGCCGGCTCGACCGTGACGTGGAAGAATCTCGATGGCGAACCCCACACGGTTGTCAACGACGCCGGAATCTTTCACTCGGCCGCGCTTGATCAGAACGATACCTTCCAGTTCAAGTTCGATAAACCGGGTGTCTACAAGGTATTCTGCGGCATACACCCGACCATGAAGGAGACGATTACCGTCCAGTAG
- a CDS encoding 3-hydroxybutyrate dehydrogenase, which yields MSLNKKVALVTGAASGIGEQCARKLASLGAAVVIADLNLENAQKVASSIVAAGGKALAVAMDVTSEEAVNSGIERAVKELGSLDVLVSNAGIQIVAPIEDYAFSDWKKMLAIHLDGAFFTTKAAIKHMYAGGKGSSIVYMGSVHSHEASKLKSAYVTAKHGLLGLARVVAKEGGPRGVRANVVCPGFVRTPLVDKQVPEQAKALRISEDEVVKNVMLKETVDGEFTTVEDVANTVAFLAGFESSALTGQSVIVSHGWSMQ from the coding sequence ATGTCTTTGAACAAAAAAGTCGCGCTTGTGACCGGTGCAGCAAGTGGTATCGGCGAGCAGTGCGCTCGCAAACTCGCGAGTCTCGGCGCCGCGGTGGTGATCGCCGACCTGAATCTCGAGAACGCCCAGAAGGTAGCCAGCAGCATCGTTGCGGCGGGCGGCAAGGCGTTGGCAGTCGCAATGGATGTCACCAGCGAAGAAGCGGTCAATAGCGGCATTGAACGCGCGGTGAAGGAACTCGGCAGCCTCGATGTGCTCGTGTCGAACGCGGGCATCCAGATCGTCGCTCCCATTGAGGACTATGCGTTCTCAGACTGGAAGAAGATGTTGGCGATCCATCTGGATGGCGCCTTCTTCACCACGAAGGCGGCGATCAAACACATGTACGCAGGCGGCAAGGGCAGCTCGATCGTCTACATGGGGTCGGTGCATTCGCATGAGGCGTCGAAGCTGAAGTCTGCCTATGTGACGGCCAAACATGGTTTGCTGGGACTGGCCCGGGTGGTCGCGAAGGAAGGCGGCCCGCGCGGCGTGCGGGCGAACGTGGTGTGCCCGGGCTTTGTGCGCACACCGCTCGTCGACAAGCAGGTTCCCGAGCAGGCCAAGGCGCTGCGTATCTCCGAAGACGAAGTCGTGAAGAACGTGATGCTCAAGGAAACCGTCGATGGCGAATTCACCACGGTCGAGGACGTCGCCAATACGGTTGCATTCCTTGCGGGCTTCGAATCATCTGCGCTTACTGGACAATCCGTGATCGTCAGCCACGGCTGGTCAATGCAATAA
- a CDS encoding S-adenosylmethionine:tRNA ribosyltransferase-isomerase: MRAATLPIQRPDGARLLVVDRAGHIEHRARCALATFLRADDCVIANDAATLPASLHGIHDRTGETIEVRLAGRPSLAPDEVARFSAIMFGAGDFRTPTEARAAPPTLLPGDRLTLGPLTATVVRILDHPRFVELRFDGSAVHIWHAFALHGRPVQYAHLDSALSLWDVWTPIAAQPVAFEPPSAGFVLDWRTVESLRARRIPFATLTHAAGLSSTGDAGLDRRLPFDEPYRIPAATAALIEATRARQGRVVAIGTTVVRALEHAASVDGIVHAGDGIATQRIGPDTRLRIVDVIVSGTHEPGSSHYELLRAFADCATLARVTIAFEAHQYRTHEFGDSVWIERRKDDMPHTKVGAPCYCVQYAMC, translated from the coding sequence ATGCGCGCGGCCACGCTGCCGATTCAACGCCCTGACGGTGCGCGACTGCTTGTCGTCGATCGTGCCGGGCACATCGAACATCGTGCGCGATGCGCACTCGCCACATTTCTTCGTGCGGACGATTGCGTGATCGCAAACGATGCCGCGACGCTGCCTGCAAGTCTCCATGGCATTCACGACCGGACGGGCGAAACGATCGAAGTGCGGCTGGCGGGACGGCCTTCGCTCGCCCCGGACGAGGTCGCGCGCTTCAGCGCGATCATGTTCGGCGCCGGTGACTTCCGTACGCCGACCGAAGCGCGGGCCGCCCCACCCACGCTTTTGCCTGGCGACCGGCTGACGCTCGGCCCGCTGACGGCAACCGTCGTCCGGATTCTCGATCATCCGCGCTTCGTCGAACTGCGCTTCGACGGCAGCGCCGTGCACATCTGGCACGCGTTCGCGCTGCACGGCAGGCCGGTCCAGTACGCACATCTGGACAGCGCGCTCTCGCTGTGGGACGTATGGACACCGATCGCCGCGCAGCCCGTGGCGTTCGAGCCGCCGTCGGCCGGCTTCGTGCTTGACTGGCGCACCGTCGAAAGCCTGCGCGCGCGCCGCATTCCGTTCGCGACATTGACGCATGCAGCCGGCCTCTCATCGACAGGCGATGCTGGGCTCGATCGCCGTTTGCCGTTCGACGAACCCTATCGGATTCCGGCCGCAACTGCCGCGTTGATCGAAGCGACACGCGCCCGGCAAGGACGCGTCGTAGCGATCGGCACGACGGTCGTGCGCGCGCTCGAGCATGCGGCCAGCGTGGATGGCATCGTCCATGCCGGCGACGGGATAGCCACGCAACGAATCGGACCGGACACGCGCTTGCGTATAGTCGACGTTATTGTGTCCGGCACGCATGAACCCGGTTCGAGTCACTACGAGTTGCTACGCGCGTTCGCAGACTGCGCGACGCTTGCCCGCGTGACGATCGCGTTCGAAGCCCACCAGTATCGGACGCATGAATTCGGTGATTCGGTGTGGATCGAACGGCGCAAGGACGACATGCCGCATACGAAAGTGGGCGCGCCGTGTTACTGCGTGCAGTACGCAATGTGCTGA
- a CDS encoding universal stress protein — translation MFNILLVPLDGSSQSVHVIDLASRVAAPGTATVHLLYVVDPSYALPPGCESGVAPDGLTYPPAHAQTSFAQSILAAGASQLAERNLTVERHLCAGNPPDVVIEQARLLTAEVIVMGHHHLSRLRRWANPSTCGKVIEKSPCAVLIETREKG, via the coding sequence ATGTTCAATATCCTTCTCGTTCCGCTGGACGGCTCATCCCAGAGTGTCCACGTCATTGACCTGGCCAGCCGCGTGGCGGCGCCAGGTACGGCAACCGTACACCTTCTATACGTTGTCGACCCATCCTATGCGTTACCTCCCGGTTGCGAAAGCGGTGTCGCGCCCGATGGCCTGACCTATCCGCCCGCACACGCGCAGACATCTTTCGCACAATCCATCCTGGCTGCCGGAGCCTCACAGCTTGCCGAACGGAATCTCACGGTGGAACGGCACCTCTGCGCGGGAAATCCGCCCGACGTCGTCATCGAACAAGCCCGGCTGCTGACTGCGGAGGTCATTGTGATGGGACATCACCATTTGTCACGGCTACGCCGCTGGGCCAACCCGTCGACCTGCGGAAAAGTCATCGAAAAGTCGCCCTGTGCGGTACTGATCGAAACCCGGGAGAAGGGCTAA
- a CDS encoding helix-turn-helix transcriptional regulator: MDETSHEAADEIAHAAQHLARNLVALRHARALTQEGLAKASGVPRSTLANLESGEGNPSLTVLMKVAGALGAPLDELLASPRAKVRKWSAEDISAQNRGSGLTIRPLVPEPVPDSILDTMAFAPGAYMRGTPHLPGTREYFTCLEGRVAVFVAGERHGLVAGDVLAFPGHVPHSYRNEDAQRKALGVSIVILAKAGI; this comes from the coding sequence ATGGACGAGACCTCTCATGAAGCGGCCGATGAAATCGCTCACGCGGCCCAGCACCTGGCCCGCAACCTGGTGGCGCTGCGGCACGCCCGCGCGTTGACACAGGAAGGGCTGGCGAAGGCGTCGGGCGTGCCGCGTTCGACGCTCGCCAATCTGGAATCGGGTGAAGGCAATCCGTCGCTGACGGTGCTGATGAAGGTGGCCGGTGCGCTCGGTGCGCCGCTTGACGAACTGCTTGCGTCGCCGCGCGCGAAGGTGCGCAAGTGGTCGGCGGAGGACATCTCCGCGCAGAATCGCGGCAGCGGCTTGACGATCCGGCCGCTGGTTCCCGAGCCGGTGCCCGACAGCATTCTCGATACGATGGCATTCGCGCCCGGCGCCTATATGCGCGGCACCCCCCATCTGCCGGGCACGCGCGAGTACTTCACGTGTCTCGAAGGGAGGGTCGCCGTGTTCGTCGCCGGCGAGCGGCACGGACTCGTTGCCGGTGACGTGCTGGCGTTTCCCGGGCACGTGCCGCATTCATATCGTAACGAGGATGCGCAGCGCAAGGCGTTGGGCGTATCGATCGTGATACTGGCGAAAGCGGGCATCTAA
- a CDS encoding (2Fe-2S)-binding protein, which produces MSTTLILNGKSTTLDADPNMPLLWAIREVAGLHGTKFGCGMAQCGACTVHLEGQPIRSCITPLSAVEGRHITTIEGLQGKPAKAVQAAWVKLQVPQCGYCQSGQIMSAAALLVQNPAPTDADIDAAMSGNICRCATYTRIRAAIHAAADTIKG; this is translated from the coding sequence ATGTCCACCACCCTGATTCTCAACGGCAAGTCCACCACGCTGGACGCCGATCCCAATATGCCGCTGCTATGGGCGATCCGCGAAGTCGCGGGTCTGCACGGCACGAAGTTCGGTTGCGGCATGGCGCAATGCGGCGCGTGCACGGTCCATCTCGAAGGACAGCCGATACGCTCGTGCATCACGCCGCTGTCCGCTGTCGAGGGACGCCATATCACCACGATCGAAGGTCTGCAGGGCAAGCCGGCCAAAGCGGTGCAGGCCGCGTGGGTCAAGCTGCAGGTCCCGCAGTGCGGCTACTGCCAGTCCGGTCAGATCATGTCCGCCGCCGCGCTGCTAGTGCAAAACCCGGCGCCCACCGATGCCGACATCGACGCTGCGATGAGCGGCAACATCTGTCGCTGTGCGACCTACACGCGCATTCGCGCGGCGATCCACGCCGCCGCCGACACGATCAAGGGGTGA